The Mycobacterium riyadhense sequence GTCCCAACGCAACCCCGGTGCCGGCGGCGGTGTTGCGGAATACGGGTTGGGCGTTTTCCCACGTCGTGTCGCCTGTCGTCGAGTACCGGCAGTGTCCGATGGCGACGTGGCCCTGCATGGCCGCCAAAGTCTGCTCATCGAACACCTGGCTGACCAGGCCGAGATCTTTGAAGACCAACACCTGGGATCCGTCGGCGACCGCGATTCCCGCGGCTTCCTGGCCGCGATGCTGCAACGCGTACAGGCCGTAGTAGGTGAGCTTGGCGACATCTTCACCGGGGGCCCAGACCCCGAATACACCACACTCTTCCCGGGGTGAGTTCAGGTCCTGCTCGGGCTGCTGGACGGTCACGGTTTGGCGGCTCCCTGGGGCGCGATTGGTGACGATATGGAGTCTACGGGCACCATGGCCCCGTCGCCGAATCAAACGCGCGTGTTAGCACCGGACAACTGCCCATTGCCCACAAAACCGCAGTTCAACCCCCTATTTCAGGTCAGATCCACAAGCGGCAACCAATGCTGGATTTCGCGGGCTCGGGACCCGGAAAGGGTCAACGCCCCCGTCTGCGTCGCCTCAGCCAGCCGCAGCAGGCCGGTGGCTAGCAACAGCCACGTCCGCGGATCGGTTTCCACGACATTGGGCGGGGTGCCGCGGGTGTGCCTTGGCCCGAACACGCACTGCACCGCGACAAACGGCGGAATTCGGACTTCCACGCTGGCGCCGGGGGCCAGCGCAGCGAGACTGCGCGCGGTGAGCCGCACCGCCGTCGCCAGAGCGTCCCGGTCGGGCGCCGGAGACTTTTCGTCGCGCAGCCAGTCCGCGATTGCCAACACGGACTGGCGAGTGGTTGCCGGATCGGTCTTATTGCGGGTGCCCATAGCTTAGGGTCTCAGAATCATGGAGCGTCGCCGTCTGCGAAGTCGGCCACCGTACCGAACCATCGGGCTGATTGCGCTGATGGTGTTGCTGCTCGCCGGTACGGCGTTGTACTGGCAGTTTCGGGGGAACTTCACCCCGAAGACGAAATTGACGATGAGAGCTCCGCGGGCTGGTTTGGTGACGGATCCGGGCGCGAAGGTCACCTACAACGGCGTGCAGATCGGCCGGGTGGCCAGCATTTCGGAGATTGCGCCCGACGGCGTGCCAATGGCTCAACTGGTGCTGGATGTGGATCCGAAGTACCTCAGCTCGATTCCGACCAATGTGGTCGGCGAAATCAAGGCCACCACCGTCTTCGGCAACAAATATGTGTCCCTGAAATCCCCGGAAAACCCTGCACCACAACACGTCACATCGTCGACGACGATCGATGCGACAAGGGTGACAACGGAGTTCAATACGTTGTTCCAGACGCTGACCTCGATCGCCGAGAAAGTCGATCCGGTCAAGGTCAATTTGACGCTCAGCGCGGCCGCTCAGGCCCTCAGCGGGCTGGGCGACAAGTTCGGCACCGCCCTGCTTAACGGCAACGTGACCCTTGATGAAGTGAACCCGCGGATGCCGCAAGTCCGCCACGACATAGCGCAGCTAGCGGCTCTGGGCGACATCTACGCCTACGCCGCACCCGACCTGTGGGATGCGCTGAACCACGCGGTGCCCACGGCACAGTCCGTCAACCGCCAGCGGGATGATTTGGACGCGGCGTTGCTGGCGGCGGCCGGATTGGGCAATACCGGCTCCGATGTCTTCGGGCGGGCCGGGCCATATCTGGCGCGGGGGGCGGCCGATCTCGTTCCCACCGGCCAGCTGCTGGACGAGTACAGTCCCGAGATTGTCTGCACCATCCGCAACTACGACGAAGTGGCGCCTAGGATACGCAAGGCACTCGGCTTTAACGGATATGCGCTGGGGGCAGCCTCGTCGGGCGCCATCTCGGGCGCGCCTAATCCTTATATATGGCCGGAAAACTTGCCCCGGATGAACGCACATGGGGGACCCGGTGGGCGACCAGGATGCTGGCAAAAGATCACTCGCGACTTGTGGCCCGCTCCGTTTCTGGTAATGGACGTCGGCGTGAGCTTGGCACCGTACAACCACTTTGAAGTCGGTTCACCGGTCGTCAACGACTACGTGTGGGGCCGCCAGGTAGGCGACAACACCATCAATCCCTGAAGATTGGCACATGACACTGCTGCCATTGCGGACGCTCGTTGCTGTGATTGGTGGCCTCCTGGCGCTCACGGGATGCACCGACGGACGTCCAGGTGCAACCAGGCCCGGCCCCGGATGCCCGATCCTGGCCGCCGATCCCGGATGGTATGGCGATAATCGAGACCGGATTGACGCCATGATTAGGCAACTGGGCACCTGCGGTAAGGCCGGATCCGTCACCAACGGCGCCCCTTTGGCGTTGTTCGACTGGGACAACACGATGGTGCGAAACGACATCGGCAACGCGACATTCTTCTGGATGGTGCGCAACTCCAAAATCCGTCAACCCGCCAACCGGGACTGGACCACCACCAGCGCATACCTCACACCGCGAGCCGCCGCTTCGCTGGCCGCCGCCTGTGGCGAACTCGCCGATCCCGGCCAGCCGTTGCCCACCGGCGCCAACGCTGGATGTGCGGACGAGCTGGTGTCGGTCTACACCAACCGCGAGACCCGCTCAGGGGCAACAGCATTCGGCAACTTCAATCATCGCCGCATGCAGCCCTCCGATGCCTGGGCAGCGCAACTGCTGGCCGGCTGGAGCGAGACGGAGGTAACCGGATTCGCCGCTGCGGCCCGCCAGGAGAATCTGGACGCCCCCGAGAAGGCCGAGCAGACGGTTGGCACATCCCACCAGATCGGCTGGGTGCGTTACTACGCACAGATGCGAGATCTCGTCGCAACCCTGCAGGCCAATGGATTCGACGTGCGTGTCGTCTCCGCCTCGGCCGAGCCGATCGTCCGGCTCTGGGCCGCTGACGTCGGTATCGCCGCCGACCGCGTGATGGGTGTTCGCACCGTATACGACGGCGACGTCCTGACGGCGCGCCTAGCGACGTGCGGCGGTGAGCCATCGATCCCCTACAACGAAGGCAAGCGCTGCCGGGTCAATGAGCAGGTGTTCGGCGTGCCCGACGCGGCGGCATTCCAGCAACTGCCACAGGGTCGGCGCCAGGCGTTCGGCGCTGGCGACTCCGACGGCGATGTGACCTTCATCTCGGACGCCACCGCATTGCGGCTGGTTCTCAATCGCAACCAGATCGAGCTGATGTGCCGGGCCTACGCCAACTCCGACGGCCGGTGGCTGGTCAACCCGACATTCATCCAGGCGCTTCCGATGAGCCCGCCGTATCCGTGTGCTACCCAGGGTTTCGACGAGCCCGACGGCGGCCAGGGACCGCTGTTGCAACCCGACGGCAGCATCGTCCCCGACCAGCCCGACCGGGTATACTGACCATGACGCACATGCAACGGGCACGTTTACAGAAGATGTCGAAGACACGCTAAATCTGCTGTGCTGCAAGCATTATCAACATACCGCACAACTTCATGTGAAGTCCGTGCAAATGCGCTGACTCCACCATGCGCTGACGTCCGATCTATGAGATCCTCTCGGTGCCGTAGTCACATTTCCCCCAAGGTCCCTAAGGCGGTGTTCCGATGCCCAAGCTCATGTCGCGCGACGGCGGTCGGCCCGCCATGAATCCCATCATCGTCACCCGGCGCGGCAAGATCGCGCGTCTGGAATCCAGCCTGACCCCGCATGAGGCACAGATCGAGGATCTGGTGTTTCTACGAAAGGTCTTGAACAAGGCCGATATTCCGTTTCTGCTGATCCGCAACCACAAGAACCGGCCGGTGCTCGCGATCAACATCGAGCTGCGCCCAGCGTTAGAGCGTGCGCTGGGCGCCGCCTGCGCCGCGGAACCGATGTACGCCAAAACCATTGATGAACGCGGCCTTTCCCCGGTTCTGGTGGCCACCGGTGGGCTCTCTCGGCTGGTCGACCCGCGCATCGTGCGGTTGTATCGACGACGGATTGCGCCTGGAGGATTTCGCTACGGGCCAGCGTTCGGGGTGGAGCTCCAATTTTGGGTGTTCGAGGAGACCTTGATCCGCTGCCCGGTGGAAAACTCGCTTACCCGCAAGGTGCTGCCACGCACTGAGCTAGTCCCGACAAGCGTCAAGCTGTACGGGTACAAGTGGGCCACCATCGAGGGGATGTTCACGCCGCACGCCAGCGACGTGACATTCGATATCGACCTGGTGTTCTCCTGGGTCGACGGCAGTGATCCGGAGTTCCGTGCGCGGCGCGCGGCGCAAATGTCGCAAGTCGTGGTCGGTGAAGGCGACGACGCCGAAGCGCGGATCCGGCAGATCGACGAGTTGAAATACGCACTGCGTTCGGTAAATATGTTTGCTCCGTGGATCCGCCGCATCTTCATTGCGACGGATTCGTTGCCGCCGCCATGGTTGGCCGAGCACCCCAAAATCACCATTGTGCGCGCCGAGGACCACTTTTCCGATCGTGCCGCGTTACCCACCTACAACTCGCATGCGGTGGAAAGTCAGCTGCACAACATCGCCGATCTCAGCGAGCATTTCCTGTACTCCAATGACGACATGTTCTTTGGCCGACCGCTCAAGGCCAGCATGTTCTTCTCTCCGGGAGGTGTCACCCGGTTCATCGAAGCCAAGACCCGGATCGGGCTGGGCGCAAACGATCCCACGCGCAGTGGCTTCGAGAATGCGGCCCGGGTGAACCGCGAGTTGCTGTTCGAGCGGTTCGGGCAGGTCATTACCCGCCATCTCGAGCACACCGCGGTGCCGTTGCGCAAGAGCGTGCTGATCGAGATGGAGCGAGAATTCCCAGAAGAATTCGCCCGCACTCAGGCCAGTGCGTTCCGGTCGGGCACCGACATCTCGGTGACCAACTCGTTCTATCACTACTACGCGCTGATGACCGGACGCGCCGTCCAACAGGAGAAGGCCAGAGTCCGCTACGTAGACACCACCAGCTACGCGGGCTTGAATCTGCTTCCTGAGTTACGGAAGCGACGCGGTTACGACTTCTTCTGTCTCAACGACGGTAGCTTTCCCGAAGTCCCAGCCGCCGAGCGTGCCGAACGGGTTGTCAACTTCTTGGAGCGCTACTTTCCGATACCGGCGCCGTGGGAGAAAGTCGCCGCGGACGTCAGCCGGCCGAACTTTGCGGTGCCGACCGTGTCAGCACCAGCGGAGGGTGCTTGAACAGTGAATCGCGCCGCGACGGCTCGATGAATATGCCGCTGTCGGTGATGTTGCGTTTGGCTTGCGCGGGCGAAACAAACGTGCCCACAGTTTGTCCGCCACCAAGCGGAATCACCGAGTGCACGACGGTGTCTTGGTAGACGTGTACCAGGTTGCAGCCCTGAGCGCCGTCTCGGCCGCGCGTTCCTCCAGTGGCAACCGTGAGATCCTGCGTGTAGCACGTAGCCGACGCCACCGACACCGGAATCCCGACGAAGGTCGCATTCGTGGAGTAGTGCAGGTGCCCGGCCAAAATGGCGCGCACGTCGCTTCCCTTGAGCACCCGACCCAGGGAGGCCTGATCGCGCAGCTCCACGGTGACGGCCATGTCCAACACACTCGGAATCGGCGGATGATGCAGCGCCAAAATGGTGCCGTCCGGCGCTGATGTCGCCAATTCTCGGGCTAGCCAGTCCAGTTGCGCCGCGCTGACTTCGCCGTGATGATGTCCCGGCACCGAGGTGTCCAACGTGATGACGCGCAGGCCGTCGATCATCCGCACGCAGTCCAGCGGCGCCATCGAAGGCGCCTCGTCGAGCAGGAACTTGCGCATTTCCGCACGGTTGTCATGGTTGCCCATCACCCAGACGAGCTCGGCACCCAGCTCGGCGGCGAACGGCTCAACCAGGTCGCGAAGCTTGCGATATGCCTCCGGCTCGCCCTTGTCGGCCAGATCGCCGGTGAAGACGATCGCATCGGGACGGAGCCCGGAGTGATTTAACTGTTGAAGCAGGTCGCCAAGCCGATCGTCGGCATTTACCGCTCCGTAAAGCGGGCGATCCCCTGCGATGAGATGAGTGTCGCTGATATGTAGGAGAACGTAATCCGGCCGCGGATGCTCCGCGGCCCTAAGTCTGTGCACCGGAGGTGCCACACCCTTCCATCAATTGTTGGTTTTGGTCGCGAGCCAACAATCATAGCGGCGCCGCCGACGACATCCGCGCAATTGTGAGCTGTGCCACCTATCCGAATAAGCGCGGCAAGACCACCTCGGACGTCTCGCGCAGCTCGGCCAGGGAAACGGTGAACAGATCCTGAACCTCGATCTCATCCGATGCCTGGTCGACGACACCGATGCGGGCCGCGGGCAATCCCCGCGCCTCACACATCGCACGGAACCGGCTTTCCTCGGTGCGTGGCACGGCTACCAAAACCCGACCCGCCGATTCGGAGAACAGCAGTACAAACGGATCGGCATCCTCGGGCAGCACTATGCGGCAACCGGTTTCACCCGCCAGCGCCGATTCCACAATCGCTTGGGCCAGGCCGCCTTCGGACAGGTCATGCGCGGCAGATACCAATCCATCTCGTGATGCCGAGCTCAACACGTCTGCCAGTAGCTTCTCGCGCGCCAGGTCCACCGTGGGCGGCAGCCCGCCCAGATGGTCGGCGGTCACCTGCGCCCAGATGGAGCCATCGAATTCGTCGCGAGTGTCGCCCAGCAGCATCAGGGTTTCGCCCGGCTCGGTGCCGAATGCCGTGGGAATGCGTCGGGCGACGTCATCGATAACGCCGAGCACGCCGACCACTGGCGTGGGCAGGATCGCCGCCGACCCGGTTTGGTTGTAGAAGCTGACGTTGCCGCCAGTCACCGGAATCCCAAGGGCTGCACAGCCATCGGCCAGCCCACGCACCGCCTGCGCGAATTGCCACATCACACCGGGATCTTCGGGTGAACCGAAGTTGAGACAGTTGGTGACCGCGACCGGGGTGGCGCCGGTCACGGCGACGTTGCGGTACGCCTCGGCCAGCGCGAGTTGGGCACCCGCGTAAGGATCCAACAGGGTGTAGCGACCCGACGCGTCGGTCGACACCGCGATGCCGCGGCCGGTGGACTCGTCGACGCGCAGCATGCCGCCGTCCGCATGCTCGGCCAGCACGGTGTTGCCGCGCACATACCTGTCGTATTGCTCGGTGATGAACGCACGGCTACATAGGTGCGGACTGCCCAGCAGCGCAATCAAAGTCGCGCGCAACTCGTCCCCGGTCTTGGGCCGTGGCAGACCGGTGGAGCGGTCCGCGTTCAACGCGTCCTGGTTCTCCGGACGGGCGACCGGGCGTTGGTACACCGGCCCTTCGTGGGCAACGGTCCGCGGCGGCACGTCGACGACGGTCTCGCCATGCCAGGTGATCCGCAACCGGTCACCGTCGGTGACCTCGCCGATCACAGTGGCCAGCACCTCCCACTTGCGGCACACCGCCATGAAGGCGTCGACGTTTTCCGGAGCGACCACCGCACACATCCGCTCCTGCGACTCGCTGCAGAGTACCTCGGCGGGAGTCATCTCCTTGGCCCGCAACGGCACGGTATCAAGCTGGATCGCCATGCCACCGTCGCCGGCAGATGCCAACTCCGATGTGGCGCAGGATAATCCGGCTCCCCCCAGATCCTGGATGCCGATCACCAGGCCCCCAGCGTAAAGCTCCAGACAGCATTCGATGAGCACCTTCTCCATGAAGGGGTCGCCAACTTGGACCGACGGCAGCTTCTTGCGGGCCGCTCCGCTGCTGTCTTCAGCGCCAAAGGTGTCCGAGGCCAACACCGACACCCCACCGATGCCGTCCAACCCGGTGCGCGCGCCGAACAGGATGATCTTGTTGCCGGTGCCTGAGGCGAACGCCAAATGCAGATCCTCCTGGCGCAGTACCCCCACGCACATCGCGTTGACCAACGGGTTGCCGGCGTAGCACGCGTCGAAGACGGTCTCGCCGCCGATGTTGGGCAGGCCCAGTGAGTTGCCATAGCCGCCGATGCCGCGGACTACGCCGTCGACCACCCGGCGGGTATCGGGAGCGTCGGCGGCGCCGAATCGCAGTTGGTCCATGACGGCCACCGGTCGCGCACCCATGGCCATGATGTCGCGGACGATGCCGCCGACGCCGGTGGCTGCGCCTTGGTAGGGCTCGACGTAGGACGGGTGGTTGTGCGATTCCACCTTGAAGGTGACGGCCCAGCCGTCGCCGATGTCGACGACGCCGGCGTTCTCGCCGATCCCCGCCAGCATGCTGGCGCGCATCTCATCGGTGGTGGTCTCACCGAAGTAGCGCAGGTGGACCTTGGACGACTTGTACGAACAGTGCTCGCTCCACATCACCGAGTACATCGCCAGCTCGGTGTCGGTGGGCCGGCGTCCCAGGATGTCGCGAATCCGCTGGTACTCGTCGTCTTTGAGGCCCAGCTCGTGAAATGGTTGCGGTTGGTCGGGGGTGGTGGCGGCGTGGTCGACGGTGTCAATCACGTGGGTGCGCGCGCTCGTCACGGAGACAGTCTAGGGTGGCGCC is a genomic window containing:
- the purL gene encoding phosphoribosylformylglycinamidine synthase subunit PurL, which translates into the protein MIDTVDHAATTPDQPQPFHELGLKDDEYQRIRDILGRRPTDTELAMYSVMWSEHCSYKSSKVHLRYFGETTTDEMRASMLAGIGENAGVVDIGDGWAVTFKVESHNHPSYVEPYQGAATGVGGIVRDIMAMGARPVAVMDQLRFGAADAPDTRRVVDGVVRGIGGYGNSLGLPNIGGETVFDACYAGNPLVNAMCVGVLRQEDLHLAFASGTGNKIILFGARTGLDGIGGVSVLASDTFGAEDSSGAARKKLPSVQVGDPFMEKVLIECCLELYAGGLVIGIQDLGGAGLSCATSELASAGDGGMAIQLDTVPLRAKEMTPAEVLCSESQERMCAVVAPENVDAFMAVCRKWEVLATVIGEVTDGDRLRITWHGETVVDVPPRTVAHEGPVYQRPVARPENQDALNADRSTGLPRPKTGDELRATLIALLGSPHLCSRAFITEQYDRYVRGNTVLAEHADGGMLRVDESTGRGIAVSTDASGRYTLLDPYAGAQLALAEAYRNVAVTGATPVAVTNCLNFGSPEDPGVMWQFAQAVRGLADGCAALGIPVTGGNVSFYNQTGSAAILPTPVVGVLGVIDDVARRIPTAFGTEPGETLMLLGDTRDEFDGSIWAQVTADHLGGLPPTVDLAREKLLADVLSSASRDGLVSAAHDLSEGGLAQAIVESALAGETGCRIVLPEDADPFVLLFSESAGRVLVAVPRTEESRFRAMCEARGLPAARIGVVDQASDEIEVQDLFTVSLAELRETSEVVLPRLFG
- a CDS encoding stealth family protein encodes the protein MPKLMSRDGGRPAMNPIIVTRRGKIARLESSLTPHEAQIEDLVFLRKVLNKADIPFLLIRNHKNRPVLAINIELRPALERALGAACAAEPMYAKTIDERGLSPVLVATGGLSRLVDPRIVRLYRRRIAPGGFRYGPAFGVELQFWVFEETLIRCPVENSLTRKVLPRTELVPTSVKLYGYKWATIEGMFTPHASDVTFDIDLVFSWVDGSDPEFRARRAAQMSQVVVGEGDDAEARIRQIDELKYALRSVNMFAPWIRRIFIATDSLPPPWLAEHPKITIVRAEDHFSDRAALPTYNSHAVESQLHNIADLSEHFLYSNDDMFFGRPLKASMFFSPGGVTRFIEAKTRIGLGANDPTRSGFENAARVNRELLFERFGQVITRHLEHTAVPLRKSVLIEMEREFPEEFARTQASAFRSGTDISVTNSFYHYYALMTGRAVQQEKARVRYVDTTSYAGLNLLPELRKRRGYDFFCLNDGSFPEVPAAERAERVVNFLERYFPIPAPWEKVAADVSRPNFAVPTVSAPAEGA
- a CDS encoding haloacid dehalogenase-like hydrolase, which produces MRTLVAVIGGLLALTGCTDGRPGATRPGPGCPILAADPGWYGDNRDRIDAMIRQLGTCGKAGSVTNGAPLALFDWDNTMVRNDIGNATFFWMVRNSKIRQPANRDWTTTSAYLTPRAAASLAAACGELADPGQPLPTGANAGCADELVSVYTNRETRSGATAFGNFNHRRMQPSDAWAAQLLAGWSETEVTGFAAAARQENLDAPEKAEQTVGTSHQIGWVRYYAQMRDLVATLQANGFDVRVVSASAEPIVRLWAADVGIAADRVMGVRTVYDGDVLTARLATCGGEPSIPYNEGKRCRVNEQVFGVPDAAAFQQLPQGRRQAFGAGDSDGDVTFISDATALRLVLNRNQIELMCRAYANSDGRWLVNPTFIQALPMSPPYPCATQGFDEPDGGQGPLLQPDGSIVPDQPDRVY
- a CDS encoding MCE family protein gives rise to the protein MERRRLRSRPPYRTIGLIALMVLLLAGTALYWQFRGNFTPKTKLTMRAPRAGLVTDPGAKVTYNGVQIGRVASISEIAPDGVPMAQLVLDVDPKYLSSIPTNVVGEIKATTVFGNKYVSLKSPENPAPQHVTSSTTIDATRVTTEFNTLFQTLTSIAEKVDPVKVNLTLSAAAQALSGLGDKFGTALLNGNVTLDEVNPRMPQVRHDIAQLAALGDIYAYAAPDLWDALNHAVPTAQSVNRQRDDLDAALLAAAGLGNTGSDVFGRAGPYLARGAADLVPTGQLLDEYSPEIVCTIRNYDEVAPRIRKALGFNGYALGAASSGAISGAPNPYIWPENLPRMNAHGGPGGRPGCWQKITRDLWPAPFLVMDVGVSLAPYNHFEVGSPVVNDYVWGRQVGDNTINP
- a CDS encoding phosphodiesterase, translating into MHRLRAAEHPRPDYVLLHISDTHLIAGDRPLYGAVNADDRLGDLLQQLNHSGLRPDAIVFTGDLADKGEPEAYRKLRDLVEPFAAELGAELVWVMGNHDNRAEMRKFLLDEAPSMAPLDCVRMIDGLRVITLDTSVPGHHHGEVSAAQLDWLARELATSAPDGTILALHHPPIPSVLDMAVTVELRDQASLGRVLKGSDVRAILAGHLHYSTNATFVGIPVSVASATCYTQDLTVATGGTRGRDGAQGCNLVHVYQDTVVHSVIPLGGGQTVGTFVSPAQAKRNITDSGIFIEPSRRDSLFKHPPLVLTRSAPQSSAG
- a CDS encoding sterol carrier family protein, yielding MGTRNKTDPATTRQSVLAIADWLRDEKSPAPDRDALATAVRLTARSLAALAPGASVEVRIPPFVAVQCVFGPRHTRGTPPNVVETDPRTWLLLATGLLRLAEATQTGALTLSGSRAREIQHWLPLVDLT